The following are encoded together in the Drosophila biarmipes strain raj3 chromosome 3L, RU_DBia_V1.1, whole genome shotgun sequence genome:
- the LOC108034797 gene encoding spectrin alpha chain isoform X2, producing the protein MENFTPKEVKILETVEDIQERREQVLSRYNDFKIETRQKREKLEDSRRFQYFKRDADELESWIHEKLQAASEESYRDPTNLQAKIQKHQAFEAEVSAHSNAIVSLDNTGQEMINQQHFASESIQVRLDELHKLWELLLSRLAEKGLKLQQALVLVQFLRQCEEVMFWIKDKETFVTADEFGQDLEHVEVLQRKFDEFQKDMASQEYRVTEVNQLADKLVQDGHPERDTITKRKEELNEAWQRLKQLAIVRQEKLFGAHEIQRFNRDADETVAWIAEKDVVLSSDDYGRDLASVQALQRKHEGVERDLAALEDKVSTLGAEAQRLCSIHADHSDQIRDKQAEIANYWQSLTTKARERKQKLDESYYLHRFLADFRDLVSWINGMKAIISADELAKDVAGAEALLERHQEHKGEIDAREDSFKLTTESGQKLLEREHYAAAEIQEKLAALENDKSSLLSLWEDRRILYEQCMDLQLFYRDTEQADTWMAKQEAFLANEDLGDSLDSVEALIKKHEDFEKSLAAQEEKIKALDIFATKLIDGQHYAADDVAQRRQMLLARRAALQEKSSRRRQLLEDSNRYQQFERDCDETKGWISEKLKFATDDSYLDPTNLNGKMQKHQNFEHELNANKSRIEDITNVGTELIEKEHYAADQINTRMQEIVVLWETLVQASDKKGTKLNEACQQQQFNRTIEDIELWLSEIEGQLLSEDHGKDLTSVQNLQKKHALLEADVMAHQDRIESIKVAANKFIESGHFDADNIRNKEGNLSARYAALAAPMGERKQHLLDSLQVQQLFRDLEDEAAWIREKEPIAASTNRGRDLIGVQNLIKKHQAVLAEINNHEARLLNVISSGENMLKDQPFASDDIRQRLEALQEQWNTLKEKSSQRKQDLDDSLQAHQYFADANEAESWMREKEPIATGSDYGKDEDSSEALLKKHEALVSDLEAFGNTIQALQEQAKNCRQQETPVVDITGKECVVALYDYTEKSPREVSMKKGDVLTLLNSNNKDWWKVEVNDRQGFVPAAYIKKIEAGLSASQQNLVDNHSIAKRQNQINSQYDNLLALARERQNKLNETVKAYVLVREAADLAQWIRDKENHAQVADVVGEDLEEVEVLQKKFDDFNDDLKANEVRLANMNEIAVQLTSLGQTEAALKIQTQMQDLNEKWNNLQTLTAEKASQLGSAHEVQRFHRDIDETKDWIAEKANALNNDDLGKDLRSVQTLQRKHEGVERDLAALRDKIRQLDETANRLMQSHPDTAEQTYAKQKEINEMWDQIITKSTARKEKLLDSYDLQRFLSDYRDLLAWINSMMSLVTSDELANDVTGAEALIERHQARRAEIEFTVGSSSAPRAFASTTSITSPSGDEEHRTEIDARAGTFGAFEQFGHELLQANHYASPEIKEKIEDLAKAREDLEKAWTERRLQLEQNLDLQLYMRDCELAESWMSAREAFLNADDDANAGGNVEALIKKHEDFDKAINGHEQKIAALQTVADQLIAQNHYASNLVDEKRKQVLERWRHLKEGLIEKRSRLGDEQTLQQFSRDADEIENWIAEKLQLATEESYKDPANIQSKHQKHQAFEAELAANADRIQSVLAMGGNLIDKKQCSGSEDAVQKRLTQIADQWEYLTHKTTEKSLKLKEANKQRTYIAAVKDLDFWLGEVESLLTTEDSGKDLASVQNLMKKHQLVEADIVAHEDRIKDMNNQADSLVESGQFDTAGIQEKRQSINERYERICNLAAHRQARLNEALTLHQFFRDIADEESWIKEKKLLVGSDDYGRDLTGVQNLKKKHKRLEAELGSHEPAIQAVQEAGEKLMDVSNLGVPEIEQRLKALNQAWAELKNLAATRGQKLDESLTYQQFLAQVEEEEAWITEKQQLLSVEDYGDSMAAVQGLLKKHDAFETDFTAHKDRCSLICDQGSELVEAKNHHGESIAQRCQQLRLKLDNLSALAARRKGALLDNSAYLQFMWKADVVESWIDDKENYVRSDEFGRDLSTVQTLLTKQETFDAGLNAFEQEGIHNITALKDQLINASHAQSPAILKRHGDVIARWQKLRDASDTRKQRLLAMQEQFRQIEELYLTFAKKASAFNSWFENAEEDLTDPVRCNSIEEIRALRDAHAQFQASLSSAEADFKALAALDQKIKSFNVGPNPYTWFTMEALEETWRNLQKIIEERDGELAKEAKRQEENDKLRKEFAKHANLFHQWLTETRTSMMEGSGSLEQQLEALRVKATEVRARRVDLKKIEELGALLEEHLILDNRYTEHSTVGLAQQWDQLDQLSMRMQHNLEQQIQARNHSGVSEDSLKEFSMMFKHFDKDKSGKLNHQEFKSCLRALGYDLPMVEEGQPDPEFEAILDVVDPNRDGYVSLQEYIAFMISKETENVQSYEEIENAFRAITAADRPYVTKEELYCNLTKDMADYCVQRMKPFSEPRSGQPIKDALDYIDFTRTLFQN; encoded by the exons ATGGAGAACTTCACACCCAAAGAGGTGAAGATCCTCGAGACTGTCGAGGACATCCAGGAGCGACGTGAGCAGGTCCTGTCGCGCTACAATGACTTCAAGATCGAGACGCGCCAGAAGCGTGAGAAGCTCGAGGACTCGCGCCGCTTCCAGTACTTCAAGCGGGACGCCGACGAGTTGGAGTCATGGATCCACGAGAAGCTGCAGGCGGCCAGCGAGGAGAGCTACCGCGATCCGACCAATCTGCAGGCCAAGATCCAGAAGCACCAGGCCTTTGAGGCCGAGGTGTCGGCGCACAGCAACGCCATTGTCTCGCTCGATAACACCGGCCAGGAGATGATCAACCAGCAGCACTTTGCCTCCGAGTCGATCCAGGTTCGCCTCGACGAACTGCACAAGCTGTGGGAGCTGCTCCTCAGCCGCCTAGCCGAGAAGGGCCTTAAGCTGCAGCAGGCTCTTGTCCTGGTGCAGTTCCTTCGTCAGTGCGAGGAGGTGATGTTCTGGATCAAGGACAAGGAGACCTTTGTCACCGCCGACGAGTTCGGCCAGGATCTGGAGCATGTGGAGGTGCTGCAGCGCAAGTTCGACGAGTTCCAGAAGGACATGGCTTCGCAGGAGTACCGCGTGACTGAGGTCAACCAGCTGGCCGACAAGTTGGTGCAGGACGGTCATCCAGAGCGCGATACGATCACCAAGCGCAAGGAGGAGCTGAACGAGGCCTGGCAGCGCCTGAAGCAGCTGGCCATTGTGCGCCAGGAGAAGCTCTTCGGTGCCCACGAGATCCAGCGTTTCAACCGCGATGCCGACGAAACCGTCGCCTGGATTGCCGAGAAGGATGTGGTGCTCTCGTCCGATGACTATGGCCGGGATTTGGCCAGTGTTCAGGCACTGCAGCGCAAACACGAGGGAGTGGagcgcgatttggccgccctGGAGGACAAGGTCTCCACCCTGGGAGCCGAGGCCCAGCGCCTGTGCTCCATCCACGCCGATCACAGCGACCAGATCCGCGACAAACAGGCCGAGATCGCCAACTACTGGCAGAGTCTCACCACCAAGGCCCGTGAGCGTAAGCAGAAGCTGGATGAATCCTACTACCTGCACCGTTTCCTCGCCGACTTCCGTGACCTCGTGTCCTGGATTAATGGCATGAAGGCCATCATCTCGGCCGACGAACTGGCCAAGGATGTGGCTGGAGCAGAGGCCCTTTTGGAGCGCCACCAGGAGCACAAGGGCGAGATTGATGCCCGCGAGGACAGCTTCAAGCTGACCACAGAGTCCGGACAGAAGCTGCTGGAGCGGGAGCACTATGCCGCCGCTGAGATTCAGGAGAAGTTGGCGGCTCTGGAGAACGACAAGAGCTCGCTGCTGTCACTGTGGGAGGATCGTCGCATCCTTTACGAGCAGTGCATGGATCTGCAGCTGTTTTACCGCGATACAGAGCAAGCTGACACCTGGATGGCCAAGCAGGAGGCTTTCCTGGCCAACGAGGACCTTGGTGATTCCTTGGACTCCGTCGAGGCGCTGATCAAGAAGCACGAGGACTTCGAGAAGAGTCTGGCCGCCCAGGAGGAGAAGATCAAGGCTCTGGACATCTTTGCCACCAAGCTGATCGATGGCCAGCACTATGCCGCCGACGATGTGGCCCAGCGCCGCCAGATGCTCCTTGCCCGTCGCGCTGCCCTCCAGGAGAAGTCCTCGAGGCGTCGCCAGCTGCTGGAGGACTCCAACCGCTACCAGCAGTTCGAGCGCGATTGCGACGAGACCAAGGGCTGGATCAGCGAGAAGCTGAAGTTCGCCACTGATGACAGCTATCTGGATCCCACCAACCTGAACGGCAAGATGCAGAAGCACCAGAACTTCGAACACGAGCTGAATGCCAACAAGTCGCGCATCGAGGACATTACCAACGTGGGCACCGAGCTGATCGAGAAGGAGCACTATGCCGCTGACCAGATCAACACCCGCATGCAGGAGATCGTGGTGCTGTGGGAGACCCTCGTCCAGGCTTCAGACAAGAAGGGAACTAAGCTGAACGAGGcctgccagcagcagcagttcaaCCGCACCATCGAGGACATTGAGCTGTGGCTGAGCGAGATCGAGGGCCAGCTATTGTCCGAGGATCACGGCAAGGACCTGACCTCCGTCCAGAATCTGCAGAAGAAGCACGCCCTACTTGAGGCCGATGTGATGGCCCACCAGGATCGTATTGAGAGTATCAAGGTGGCAGCCAACAAGTTCATCGAGTCCGGCCACTTTGATGCGGACAACATCCGCAACAAGGAGGGCAATCTCTCGGCTCGCTATGCCGCTCTAGCTGCCCCCATGGGCGAGAGGAAGCAGCATCTTCTCGACTCGCTCCAGGTGCAGCAGCTCTTCCGCGACTTGGAGGACGAGGCTGCCTGGATCCGCGAGAAGGAACCCATTGCCGCATCCACGAACCGCGGTCGTGACTTGATTGGTGTGCAGAATCTGATCAAGAAGCACCAGGCTGTGCTCGCCGAGATCAACAACCACGAAGCCAGGCTGCTGAATGTGATCAGCTCGGGCGAGAACATGCTGAAGGATCAGCCCTTCGCCAGCGACGACATTCGTCAGCGCCTGGAGGCCCTCCAGGAGCAGTGGAACACGCTTAAAGAGAAGTCCAGCCAGCGCAAGCAGGATTTGGACGACTCCCTGCAGGCTCACCAGTACTTTGCCGATGCCAACGAGGCAGAGTCGTGGATGCGCGAGAAGGAGCCCATCGCCACTGGCAGTGACTACGGCAAGGACGAGGATTCCTCGGAGGCTCTGCTCAAGAAGCACGAGGCTCTGGTCTCCGATCTGGAGGCCTTCGGCAACACCATCCAGGCGCTGCAGGAGCAGGCCAAGAACTGTCGCCAGCAGGAGACGCCCGTTGTGGACATCACCGGCAAGGAGTGCGTGGTGGCCCTCTACGACTACACGGAGAAATCCCCACGTGAGGTGTCGATGAAGAAGGGTGATGTTTTGACTCTGCTCAACTCGAACAACAAGGACTGGTGGAAGGTTGAGGTCAACGATCGCCAGGGCTTCGTCCCGGCCGCCTACATCAAGAAGATCGAGGCCGGTTTGAGTGCCTCGCAGCAGAACCTGGTGGACAACCATTCGATCGCCAAGCGCCAGAACCAGATCAACTCGCAGTACGACAACTTGCTGGCCCTCGCCCGCGAGCGTCAGAACAAGCTGAACGAGACCGTGAAGGCCTACGTCCTGGTGCGTGAGGCTGCCGACCTGGCCCAGTGGATCCGTGACAAGGAGAACCACGCCCAGGTGGCCGATGTTGTCGGCGAGGAtctggaggaggtggaggtgcTCCAAAAGAAGTTCGACGACTTCAACGACGACCTGAAGGCCAACGAGGTGCGATTGGCCAACATGAACGAGATTGCCGTGCAGCTGACCTCGCTGGGACAGACGGAGGCCGCCCTGAAGATCCAGACCCAGATGCAGGACCTGAACGAGAAGTGGAACAACCTGCAGACGCTGACTGCCGAAAAGGCCAGCCAGCTGGGCTCCGCCCACGAGGTTCAGCGTTTCCACCGcgacatcgacgagaccaaGGACTGGATCGCCGAGAAGGCCAATGCCCTCAATAACGACGACTTGGGCAAGGATCTGCGCAGTGTTCAGACCCTGCAGCGCAAGCACGAAGGCGTGGAGCGTGATTTGGCCGCTCTGCGGGACAAGATCCGTCAGCTGGACGAGACCGCCAACAGGCTGATGCAGTCGCATCCGGACACCGCCGAGCAGACGTACGCCAAGCAGAAGGAGATCAACGAGATGTGGGACCAGATCATCACCAAGTCCACTGCCCGCAAGGAGAAGCTGCTGGACTCGTACGATCTGCAGCGCTTCCTCAGCGACTACCGCGATCTGCTGGCTTGGATCAACTCGATGATGAGTCTGGTCACCTCCGACGAGCTGGCCAACGATGTGACCGGAGCCGAGGCTTTGATCGAGCGTCATCAG GCACGCCGTGCCGAGATTGAGTTCACAGTGGGCAGCAGCTCGGCTCCAAGGGCCTTCGCCTCGACCACCAGCATCACATCTCCATCCGGCGACGAG GAACATCGCACGGAGATCGATGCCCGCGCCGGAACCTTCGGCGCCTTCGAGCAGTTCGGACACGAGCTGCTGCAGGCCAACCACTACGCCTCGCCGGAGATCAAGGAGAAGATCGAGGATCTGGCCAAGGCGCGCGAGGACCTGGAGAAGGCATGGACCGAGCGCCGGCTGCAGCTGGAGCAGAACTTGGATTTGCAGCTGTACATGCGTGACTGCGAGTTGGCCGAATCCTGGATGTCGGCCCGCGAGGCCTTCCTCAATGCGGACGACGATGCCAATGCCGGCGGCAATGTGGAGGCGCTGATCAAGAAGCACGAGGACTTCGACAAGGCCATCAATGGGCACGAGCAGAAGATTGCGGCCCTGCAGACGGTGGCCGATCAGTTGATCGCCCAGAACCACTACGCCTCCAATTTGGTGGACGAGAAGCGCAAGCAGGTGCTGGAGCGTTGGCGCCACCTGAAGGAGGGTCTGATCGAGAAGCGCTCCCGGCTGGGAGACGAACAGACGTTGCAGCAGTTCTCGCGCGACGCCGATGAGATCGAGAACTGGATCGCCGAGAAGCTGCAGCTGGCCACCGAGGAGAGCTACAAGGATCCGGCCAACATCCAGTCGAAACACCAGAAGCACCAGGCCTTCGAGGCCGAACTGGCGGCCAACGCCGATCGCATCCAGAGCGTGCTGGCCATGGGCGGCAACCTGATCGACAAGAAGCAGTGCAGCGGGTCAGAGGACGCGGTGCAGAAGCGGTTGACGCAGATCGCCGATCAGTGGGAGTACCTCACCCACAAGACGACCGAGAAGTCGCTGAAACTGAAGGAGGCGAACAAGCAGCGCACCTATATCGCTGCTGTCAAGGATTTGGACTTCTGGTTGGGCGAGGTCGAGAGTCTTTTGACCACTGAGGATTCTGGTAAGGATTTGGCATCTGTCCAAAACCTCATGAAGAAGCATCAGTTGGTCGAGGCGGATATCGTGGCGCACGAAGACCGCATCAAGGACATGAACAACCAGGCCGATTCCTTGGTGGAGAGCGGCCAGTTCGACACTGCCGGCATCCAGGAGAAGCGCCAGAGCATCAATGAGCGCTACGAGCGCATCTGCAACCTGGCGGCCCATCGCCAGGCCCGCCTCAACGAGGCCCTGACCCTGCACCAGTTCTTCCGCGACATCGCCGACGAGGAGAGCTGGATCAAGGAGAAGAAGCTGCTTGTCGGCTCCGACGACTATGGTCGCGATCTGACCGGTGTCCAGAACCTCAAGAAGAAGCACAAGCGTTTGGAGGCCGAGTTGGGCTCCCACGAGCCGGCCATTCAGGCTGTGCAGGAGGCTGGCGAGAAGCTGATGGACGTGTCCAACCTCGGTGTGCCGGAGATCGAGCAGCGCCTGAAGGCCCTCAATCAGGCCTGGGCCGAGCTTAAGAACCTGGCTGCCACGCGAGGACAGAAGCTGGACGAGTCGCTGACCTACCAGCAGTTCCTCGCccaggtggaggaggaggaggcctgGATCACCGagaagcagcagctgctgTCCGTCGAGGACTACGGTGACTCCATGGCAGCCGTCCAAGGTTTGCTGAAGAAGCACGACGCCTTCGAGACTGACTTCACTGCCCACAAGGACCGCTGCTCCTTGATCTGTGACCAGGGCAGTGAGTTGGTGGAGGCCAAGAACCACCATGGCGAGTCCATTGCTCAGCGCTGCCAGCAACTGCGCCTCAAGCTGGACAACCTGTCCGCCCTGGCCGCCCGCCGCAAGGGAGCCCTGCTGGACAACTCGGCCTATCTGCAGTTCATGTGGAAGGCCGATGTGGTCGAGAGCTGGATCGACGACAAGGAGAACTATGTGCGCTCCGACGAGTTCGGACGCGACCTGTCCACCGTGCAGACGCTGTTGACCAAGCAGGAGACATTCGATGCAG GTCTCAATGCCTTCGAGCAGGAGGGCATCCACAACATCACGGCACTAAAGGACCAACTGATCAACGCCAGCCACGCCCAGTCGCCGGCCATCCTCAAGCGTCATGGAGACGTCATCGCCAGATGGCAGAAGCTGCGCGACGCCTCCGACACGCGCAAGCAGCGACTGCTGGCCATGCAGGAGCAGTTCCGCCAGATCGAGGAACTCTACTTGACATTTGCCAAGAAAGCTTCGGCCTTCAATTCTTGGTTCGAAAATGCCGAGGAGGATCTCACAGATCCTGTTCGCTGCAATTCGATCGAAGAAATCCGCGCCCTGCGCGACGCCCATGCCCAATTCCAGGCGTCCCTTTCGTCGGCCGAAGCTGACTTCAAGGCATTGGCAGCACTCGACCAGAAGATCAAGAGCTTTAATGTTGGACCCAACCCCTACACGTGGTTCACCATGGAAGCTCTTGAGGAGACCTGGCGTAACCTGCAAAAGATCATAGAGGAACGCGATGGGGAACTTGCCAAGGAGGCCAAGCGCCAGGAGGAGAACGACAAGCTGCGCAAGGAGTTCGCCAAGCACGCCAATCTCTTCCACCAGTGGCTCACAGAGACAAG AACGTCCATGATGGAAGGCTCCGGTTCCCTGGAACAGCAACTGGAGGCGCTTCGCGTCAAGGCCACCGAGGTGCGTGCCCGTCGCGTTGACCTCAAGAAGATCGAGGAGCTGGGCGCCCTGCTGGAGGAGCACCTGATCCTGGACAACCGCTACACGGAACACTCGACAGTGGGCCTGGCCCAGCAGTGGGATCAACTCGACCAGCTTTCCATGCGCATGCAGCACAATTTGGAGCAGCAGATCCAGGCACGCAACCACTCGGGCGTCTCCGAGGACTCGCTCAAGGAGTTCTCGATGATGTTCAAGCACTTCGACAAGGACAAGAGCGGCAAGCTGAATCACCAGGAGTTCAAGTCCTGCCTGCGCGCCCTCGGCTACGACCTGCCCATGGTGGAGGAGGGACAGCCCGACCCGGAGTTCGAGGCCATCCTCGATGTGGTCGACCCCAACCGTGATGGCTACGTCTCCCTGCAGGAATACATCGCGTTCATGATCTCCAAGGAGACGGAGAACGTGCAGTCCTACGAGGAGATCGAGAATGCCTTCCGCGCCATCACCGCCGCCGACCGCCCCTACGTCACCAAGGAGGAGCTCTACTGC AACCTCACCAAGGACATGGCGGACTACTGCGTGCAGCGCATGAAGCCCTTCTCCGAACCGCGCTCCGGACAGCCCATCAAGGATGCCCTGGACTACATAGACTTTACGCGAACGCTGTTCCAGAACTAA